In Tamandua tetradactyla isolate mTamTet1 chromosome 7, mTamTet1.pri, whole genome shotgun sequence, the following are encoded in one genomic region:
- the LOC143689722 gene encoding SKA complex subunit 2: MEAEVDKLELMFQKADSDLDYIQYRLEYEIKTNHPDSVGKKNPITLLKELSAIKFRYQTLHARFKPVAVEQKENKSRICATLNKTMNTIQELQKQTDLELSPLTEEEKSAAEQLKSHIPDL, from the coding sequence ATGGAGGCGGAGGTCGATAAGCTGGAATTGATGTTCCAGAAAGCTGACTCTGATCTGGATTACATTCAGTACAGGCTGGAATATGAAATCAAGACCAATCATCCTGATTCAGTAGGCAAGAAAAATCCAATTACTCTCTTAAAGGAATTGTCAGCGATAAAGTTTCGATATCAAACTTTGCATGCACGCTTTAAACCAGTTGCTGTTGAGCAAAAAGAGAATAAGAGCCGCATTTGTGCTACTTTGAATAAGACTATGAACACAATACAAGAACTACAAAAGCAAACGGACCTGGAGCTTTCAccactgactgaagaagagaaaagtgcAGCAGAACAATTAAAATCTCATATACCAGATTTGTGA